In Deltaproteobacteria bacterium, the genomic window CCTTGACCTTCTCGGCTAGGTCGTTGTAAAACCCCACTGCCTCCTTCTCCTTCTCTATGGCAAAATCGATAATGGTCTGAAGTTCTTCCGAACTCATTCTTTCTCCCCCGTCCGCCATCACTGCTCCCCCCTCGATTCATGGACAAACCCGGACCCGTCACGCCCTGAATCACTTCAGAGATCGAAGCTCAGACGATTTTCCTCACGGCATTCCAGAGGGCCTCGTAGTCAGGTTCATGGGTCATCTCCTTGACAAGCTGAATGTACTTGACAACCCCGCTGCCGTCGACCAGGAAGACCGCTCTCGCCAGGAGGCGCAACTCCTTGATCAAGACACCGTAGGCCAGACCGAAACCAGCCTCGCGATGATCTGACAGGGTCTTCACCGTCGTCACACCGGCCGCCCCGCACCATCTCTTCTGGGCAAAGGGAAGATCCATGCTCACCGTAAGGATCACTACCCCTTCGCCGAATCTGGACGCCTCTTCGTTGAATCTCCGTGTCTCCGTGTCGCAGACCGGGGTATCCAGAGAAGGGACAGACGAGAGGATACGGACCTTGCCGGCAAGGGAGTCGAAGCGAACCGTTTCCATGTCGTTTCCAATCGTCTCAAAATCCGGCGCCCTGTCCCCCACATGGATCTCCCGGCCCACAAGTGTGAGGGGATTGCCCATGAACGTGACCGCTCCTGGTCTCTCTTCCATTCGGACCTCCTCGCGGTTTCCCGGTCATTTCTCCCTGGAAAACCCTCTTCGAGAAAACTCGTCCCGTAGTGGTACCCAGGAAAGTCTCCGATATTCAATCCGCCAACATCCCTCACCGACCGTCACTTGATTGAAGCATATATTTCCGGTTTTCCCCATGTCAAGGGGGCCCCGTTTTTTTCCTTTCAGCTCGAGTTTCCTGACCTTTGCATTCCACTATTTTCTAATGGTGGAATGCGAATCTGAATCTGTGAAGCAAGAAAGGGCCG contains:
- the tpx gene encoding thiol peroxidase; the encoded protein is MEERPGAVTFMGNPLTLVGREIHVGDRAPDFETIGNDMETVRFDSLAGKVRILSSVPSLDTPVCDTETRRFNEEASRFGEGVVILTVSMDLPFAQKRWCGAAGVTTVKTLSDHREAGFGLAYGVLIKELRLLARAVFLVDGSGVVKYIQLVKEMTHEPDYEALWNAVRKIV